One Argonema galeatum A003/A1 DNA window includes the following coding sequences:
- the gshA gene encoding glutamate--cysteine ligase, translated as MLLSKGFEVEMYTGTPQGNIVGLSDKIVADLDGFVTEPDSRNVEYTTAPLCSYDRLLCALVRPRQRLRSYLQRLGDYTIIPGSTLSLGGSDRFYRSDPNNPYHSYIENTYGTNVVTASIHINIGISNPEALMRAIRLIRLEAPLYLALTASSPFLDSRPTGYHSTRWGLFPKTPAYVPLFESHAHFIRWTEDQLAAGTMQNVRHLWSSVRPNGNRRPYDLNRLELRICDLIVDPIGLLAVTALLEARLWQLMADPSLDPLEKSLLSSEDLIAIADANEVAAARQSLDASLRHWQDGREILARDWIMEIYQEVSPFAKKQGFGCFLSPLKKILREGNTATQWLKLHEQGLDTRRIIAQAIQATLLQELELEDKLCQLLVA; from the coding sequence GTGCTGCTATCTAAAGGCTTTGAAGTTGAAATGTACACTGGGACGCCACAAGGAAATATTGTGGGCCTCTCGGACAAGATTGTGGCAGACCTGGACGGATTTGTGACAGAGCCAGATAGTCGCAATGTGGAATATACTACTGCTCCGTTGTGTTCCTACGATCGATTGTTGTGTGCTTTGGTGCGTCCTCGGCAGCGACTGCGATCGTACTTACAGCGTTTGGGAGACTATACCATCATTCCGGGAAGTACGCTTTCTTTGGGTGGAAGCGATCGCTTTTATCGTTCCGACCCCAATAACCCCTACCACAGCTACATCGAAAACACCTACGGCACCAACGTCGTCACTGCCAGCATCCACATTAATATTGGCATCAGCAATCCAGAAGCTCTGATGCGGGCAATTCGTCTCATTCGCCTGGAAGCACCCCTGTACTTAGCCTTAACTGCTTCTTCCCCATTTCTGGATAGTCGTCCTACGGGATATCACTCCACCCGCTGGGGACTCTTCCCGAAAACCCCCGCCTATGTTCCTCTATTTGAAAGCCACGCTCACTTTATCCGGTGGACAGAAGACCAGCTAGCCGCCGGTACAATGCAAAATGTCCGCCACCTGTGGTCGTCTGTCCGACCGAATGGCAACCGCCGCCCCTACGATCTCAATCGCCTGGAACTGAGAATCTGCGACTTAATTGTAGATCCGATCGGCCTGCTGGCAGTTACAGCTCTCTTAGAAGCTCGTCTGTGGCAACTGATGGCTGACCCCAGTCTCGACCCCCTAGAAAAAAGTCTACTGTCTTCCGAAGACTTAATTGCGATCGCCGATGCCAATGAAGTCGCCGCCGCAAGGCAGAGTCTGGATGCCTCCCTGAGACATTGGCAAGATGGCAGAGAGATTCTGGCACGGGATTGGATTATGGAAATTTACCAGGAAGTCTCGCCTTTTGCCAAAAAACAAGGCTTCGGCTGTTTCCTCTCACCCCTGAAAAAAATTCTGCGAGAAGGCAACACTGCAACTCAGTGGTTAAAACTACACGAGCAAGGTCTGGACACTCGGCGCATTATCGCTCAAGCTATTCAAGCAACGCTTTTGCAAGAACTAGAGCTAGAAGATAAATTGTGCCAGCTTCTAGTAGCCTAG
- a CDS encoding tRNA (cytidine(34)-2'-O)-methyltransferase yields MPFVVLINPQIPPNTGNIARTCAATGTALHLVGPLGFEISDRYLKRAGLDYWPYVDLHYHESLSDFQAFHKQRGGRWIGFSASGRCSYVRYQFQNDDWLLFGTETKGLPPDVLKACAETVCIPMTQPGVRSLNLSVSAAIGLFEARRQLGYLG; encoded by the coding sequence ATGCCATTTGTTGTCCTGATTAATCCGCAAATTCCACCCAACACTGGCAATATTGCCCGAACTTGCGCTGCAACGGGCACGGCGCTGCATTTAGTAGGGCCGCTGGGCTTTGAAATCAGCGATCGCTACCTCAAACGAGCCGGTTTGGACTACTGGCCCTATGTTGACCTGCACTACCACGAATCCCTGTCAGATTTTCAAGCTTTTCACAAGCAACGCGGGGGGCGATGGATTGGCTTCAGCGCTTCAGGGCGTTGTAGTTATGTTCGCTACCAATTTCAAAATGATGACTGGCTTTTGTTTGGCACAGAAACCAAAGGACTACCACCAGACGTACTGAAAGCTTGTGCGGAAACTGTGTGCATACCCATGACGCAACCGGGAGTTCGCAGCTTGAATCTTTCTGTCAGTGCTGCGATCGGTCTATTTGAGGCCAGACGGCAACTCGGCTACCTGGGATAA
- a CDS encoding histone deacetylase, whose protein sequence is MDLPLVYHPDYVAPLPEGHRFPMRKFGQLYELLLASSVAVPEQFHTPKLPRPEWIELVHSHDYVRAYCEGTLDAKAQRRIGLPWSPALVNRTCVAVGGTILTAELALTHGLACNTAGGTHHAFPNYGSGFCIFNDLAIAARFLQKMGLVRKILIVDLDVHQGDGTAFIFQNDKSVFTFSMHCEVNFPGTKQQSDLDVPLPVGMEDDAYLQTLAQYLPDLLSQVKPDLVLYDAGVDPHAGDRLGKLCLTDTGIFRREMQVLSTCVAAGYPVACVIGGGYAEDLNGLVYRHSLLHRAATAVYRQYYL, encoded by the coding sequence ATGGACTTGCCGCTGGTATATCACCCAGATTACGTCGCACCGCTTCCAGAAGGGCATCGCTTCCCGATGAGGAAATTTGGGCAACTCTACGAACTGTTGTTAGCCTCTAGCGTCGCCGTACCAGAACAATTCCACACACCCAAACTTCCACGGCCTGAGTGGATAGAATTAGTCCACAGCCACGATTATGTCCGGGCTTACTGCGAAGGAACCCTCGACGCCAAAGCGCAGCGGCGGATCGGATTGCCCTGGAGTCCAGCACTGGTGAATCGTACCTGTGTTGCTGTAGGCGGCACTATCCTCACAGCCGAGCTGGCACTAACTCACGGTTTAGCTTGCAACACCGCTGGAGGAACTCATCACGCCTTTCCCAATTATGGCTCTGGTTTTTGTATTTTTAACGATTTAGCCATTGCTGCCCGCTTTCTCCAAAAAATGGGACTTGTCCGCAAAATTCTGATCGTGGACTTAGATGTTCATCAAGGCGATGGCACAGCATTTATCTTCCAAAATGACAAGAGTGTTTTCACTTTCTCTATGCACTGCGAAGTGAACTTTCCGGGCACTAAGCAACAAAGCGATCTCGATGTTCCTTTACCAGTTGGGATGGAAGACGATGCCTATCTGCAAACTCTGGCCCAGTATCTCCCCGACTTACTTTCCCAGGTAAAGCCGGATTTAGTTTTGTACGATGCTGGGGTTGACCCTCATGCAGGCGATCGCTTAGGTAAATTATGCCTCACCGACACCGGCATATTCCGCCGCGAAATGCAAGTTTTGAGTACCTGCGTCGCCGCTGGCTATCCCGTCGCCTGCGTGATTGGCGGTGGTTATGCGGAGGACCTCAATGGCTTGGTTTATCGACACTCGTTACTTCACCGTGCTGCCACAGCCGTCTACCGCCAGTACTACCTTTAA
- a CDS encoding peptidoglycan DD-metalloendopeptidase family protein translates to MKRALTQKINPAIPACEVDNSAMVGQLKPIPPEVNRRARTSAAMIGLAISMGASSLLIPQQSESAIAAEPTASSALSTVPSTTAEVTPAGSQEVKEIAAASATTPEAIPAAEAAEVAMPKPLVLEHKAQEWQPTGIATSAAKEYTATQNITLNPSQKAYEVEPGNVTRKISGIGHDFKTRETVATESESYSVGQNQLGQSATTEASTTLPVSESATAAGNVNNLLKAKEAVALNRLRESSNRLRASLAEWKSEELGNTSAQLAEPSAPVAVPFQLKPVIEQAPASVGVSNWQPKVAAVEPAVATAPQADSGRVSGAEAWSPTVVPQPAVSAPTMVYQVKPGDTVDAIARNYGITVTALAKANELNNPNRIQIAQIISIPQSQSVGVTSSQPALDSSASEPVSPNFAALNRSSASSKPNVPIVTALAPGSSRDGISVPTVPSANWTPSMATASASSLGTDAVPPGFKGAKYEVPENLSRTKQSSGAGNGNDFQLPTPPGEPSLFAENEPNQGPQANSKQENNLYVERLRTEILQLREQYRHQQGSDVLQRLTSMRQPYAAPNATPTVTPPALTPPPAVTPLNSSPESRPSLTSSTPVNRDYNPNRYNEALQAEIQRRSARGPSQQSSIQIPVAERGTDPAKRQQQLVATAPIGPEAYQPYNQPAPRMVAPELPALPGPDNYLPGGLNQNLNGYNWPTRGVLTSGFGRRWGRMHKGIDIAAPTGTPIVASAPGVVVYARWNSGGYGNLVDIRHADGSLTRYGHNSRIFVQEGQAVEQGQQIAAMGSTGHSTGPHCHFEVHPPGQGAVNPIAFLPSR, encoded by the coding sequence TTGAAACGAGCATTGACGCAAAAAATTAATCCAGCTATTCCTGCCTGTGAGGTAGACAATTCTGCAATGGTGGGACAGCTTAAACCAATTCCACCAGAGGTTAATCGTCGGGCTCGCACCTCTGCTGCCATGATTGGCTTGGCTATCTCAATGGGTGCGTCTAGCCTGTTAATACCACAGCAGAGCGAGAGTGCGATTGCCGCAGAACCTACGGCTAGCAGCGCTTTATCAACAGTTCCCTCAACCACAGCAGAAGTAACGCCAGCAGGATCTCAAGAGGTAAAAGAGATCGCAGCAGCGAGTGCTACAACTCCAGAAGCGATACCAGCAGCAGAAGCAGCAGAAGTTGCCATGCCAAAACCGCTGGTACTGGAACACAAAGCACAAGAATGGCAACCGACTGGAATAGCGACGAGTGCAGCCAAAGAGTATACGGCAACACAAAACATCACGTTAAACCCGTCCCAAAAGGCTTACGAGGTTGAGCCTGGGAATGTAACGCGCAAAATCAGTGGAATTGGTCACGATTTTAAAACTCGCGAGACTGTTGCTACAGAGTCGGAATCTTATAGCGTCGGACAAAATCAATTAGGGCAGTCTGCGACAACAGAAGCATCTACAACTTTGCCGGTCAGCGAATCTGCTACAGCAGCCGGTAATGTAAATAACCTTTTAAAGGCTAAAGAAGCAGTTGCACTCAATCGTCTGAGAGAGTCATCGAACCGTTTGAGAGCCAGTCTGGCGGAGTGGAAGTCTGAGGAGTTAGGAAATACATCGGCTCAACTAGCTGAGCCCTCCGCGCCAGTTGCAGTTCCTTTCCAGTTGAAACCCGTAATTGAACAAGCCCCAGCTTCTGTAGGGGTTTCTAATTGGCAACCTAAAGTGGCAGCTGTTGAGCCAGCAGTAGCCACAGCACCACAAGCTGACTCAGGCAGGGTGAGTGGGGCAGAGGCGTGGTCACCGACCGTCGTGCCCCAGCCAGCGGTATCGGCACCGACAATGGTTTACCAGGTGAAGCCAGGGGATACGGTAGATGCGATCGCTCGCAATTACGGGATCACCGTGACGGCGCTAGCCAAAGCCAACGAGCTAAACAACCCGAATCGCATTCAGATTGCACAAATAATCTCCATTCCCCAATCCCAGTCCGTCGGGGTTACATCCAGTCAGCCAGCCTTAGACTCCTCTGCGTCTGAGCCAGTATCGCCAAATTTTGCGGCTTTGAATCGCTCAAGCGCGTCTTCAAAGCCCAACGTACCGATCGTCACAGCCTTGGCACCAGGTTCCAGCAGAGATGGTATCTCAGTTCCTACTGTGCCGAGTGCGAATTGGACTCCCAGCATGGCTACAGCGTCCGCTTCTAGCTTAGGGACAGACGCCGTTCCGCCAGGGTTCAAGGGTGCCAAATATGAAGTGCCCGAAAACTTATCAAGAACAAAGCAAAGTTCTGGGGCTGGTAATGGGAACGACTTCCAGTTACCCACACCTCCAGGAGAACCCTCTCTGTTTGCCGAGAATGAGCCTAACCAGGGGCCTCAAGCCAATTCAAAACAGGAAAATAATCTCTACGTAGAGCGCTTGCGGACTGAAATTTTGCAACTGCGGGAGCAATATCGACACCAGCAAGGCAGCGATGTATTGCAACGCTTAACGTCAATGCGTCAGCCCTATGCAGCACCAAATGCGACGCCTACGGTCACGCCGCCAGCTCTCACGCCGCCGCCAGCCGTCACGCCGCTGAATTCGTCTCCCGAATCGCGCCCGTCATTGACATCCTCTACTCCCGTCAATCGGGACTATAATCCGAATCGGTATAACGAGGCTTTGCAGGCAGAAATTCAAAGACGATCTGCCAGAGGGCCATCCCAACAGAGTTCAATTCAGATTCCTGTTGCGGAACGTGGTACAGATCCTGCTAAAAGGCAGCAACAGCTGGTCGCTACTGCCCCAATAGGGCCGGAGGCATATCAGCCTTACAACCAACCCGCACCAAGGATGGTGGCTCCAGAGTTACCCGCCCTTCCAGGCCCGGATAACTATCTCCCTGGTGGTTTAAACCAGAACTTGAACGGTTATAACTGGCCAACAAGAGGAGTCCTCACTTCAGGCTTTGGCCGCCGCTGGGGACGAATGCACAAGGGGATTGACATAGCAGCTCCTACTGGAACGCCGATTGTGGCATCTGCTCCTGGCGTCGTGGTCTATGCACGCTGGAACTCTGGTGGCTATGGAAATCTGGTGGACATTAGACACGCTGATGGCAGTCTGACTCGTTATGGTCACAACAGCCGCATTTTCGTGCAAGAGGGGCAAGCGGTTGAGCAAGGTCAACAGATTGCTGCAATGGGCAGTACGGGACACAGTACAGGCCCCCACTGTCACTTTGAGGTGCATCCGCCTGGACAAGGAGCGGTAAATCCGATCGCTTTCCTACCCTCCCGCTGA